The Aquicella siphonis DNA segment GGAACCAAAATTGGAAAAATAATTTCCTTACCCCCACTCGGTAAACTTGTTACCTCATATTTCGTGTTTGGATAAATATTATAATTTGGTAATGTCTTGTGACCTAACCTAACATTTCTTGCCGATAAACGACCCGAATTCCTTACAACCACTGCATTCGTACCGACATACATTGTGGAAATATGGGCATCACATGAACGAATATCTACATAAATATCCTCAGAAACTTCCTGTAATTGAGTCAAACTTTCCGTAAAAATTAGGCTATTATATTTATCTGGAGAATTTGATTTTGTTAACTTTGTATCTCCGTCCACATTCAATCCATAAATCCAAATATTATTATCGTTCTTAATAAGCATTGGAAGTTTATCGCCATATTGCGTATCCAAATTTACTTTATTAGGTTCAGCTGTTGATGACATTAGATAGAAGGAATATTTAGTATTTGGAATTCTATGTGCTGACACATGCCCATAATAAGCAATTAACCGTGGCTTATTTTGAAAATTCTTATTTAAAAAAAGGCTATAAATGCAGTAATCAATGGCGCTGCAAAGGTAGCAAACAACTTCCAATCCATATTCAATTCATCCTATTTATGCTTATGCAACTTCGTGTTTTGATAATTTATCATTCACGATCAAATGTGGTCTCATTTTGAGTAAAGCAAAGATATGAGCAATAGTCGCTAGGGTCAGGTTAGCTTTGCCACTTTGTATATTAGAAGCCTGTGTCGGACTAATATTTAAACGACGCACAAGCTCATTAAAACCAATTTTCTCTTTTGCCATATAACTAGCAACTGCACTAGAAACATCCTCTTGCAAAGATCGTAGAAACTCCATTTCTAATTCTGCTAATTTTTCGATTTCTGCAATT contains these protein-coding regions:
- a CDS encoding helix-turn-helix domain-containing protein; protein product: MKAKSFQEYLEKRLDQSEIAEIEKLAELEMEFLRSLQEDVSSAVASYMAKEKIGFNELVRRLNISPTQASNIQSGKANLTLATIAHIFALLKMRPHLIVNDKLSKHEVA